In one Bradyrhizobium sp. 4 genomic region, the following are encoded:
- a CDS encoding MFS transporter, which yields MELQRSPAPNDGPVVSTAAAADRIIETSIPARLDALPWSGFHTRVVLALGITWILDGLEVTLAGALSGALKQSPTLHFSNLDLGVANSAYLAGAVLGALGFGWLTDRIGRKKLFFITLALYLSATAATALSWNVASYALFRFLTGAGIGGEYTAINSTIQELVPARYRGWTDLVINGSFWIGAAMGAVAAIVLLDPAVIGPDLGWRLAYLIGAAIGLVVLLMRMWIPESPRWLMIHGRPDQAHAIVDVIERSVLGHDQDTSDGRFAKIRLKMRSHTPIREVVHTLFSVYRQRAMVGLVLMIAQAFFYNAIFFTFALVLTDFYGISADHVGWYLLPFAAGNFLGPLLLGRLFDTLGRRTMIMFTYGTSGLLLALSGYLFSIGALSAQGQTIAWMVIFFFASPAASAAYLTVSETFPLEVRALAIAVFYAVGTGIGGVIGPALFGALIDTGSRTSVFAGYLLGAFLMIAAAIVAWRYAVSAERKSLEEIARPLASME from the coding sequence ATGGAATTGCAGCGAAGCCCAGCGCCGAACGATGGACCTGTGGTCTCCACGGCGGCCGCGGCTGATCGCATTATCGAAACCAGCATTCCCGCACGACTTGACGCGCTGCCGTGGAGCGGCTTTCACACCCGCGTCGTGCTCGCGCTCGGCATCACCTGGATTCTGGATGGCCTCGAGGTGACGCTCGCCGGCGCGCTCTCCGGCGCGCTGAAGCAGAGTCCCACCCTGCATTTCTCCAATCTCGATCTCGGCGTTGCCAATTCCGCCTATCTCGCGGGTGCTGTGCTCGGCGCGCTCGGTTTTGGCTGGCTCACCGACCGCATCGGCCGCAAGAAGCTGTTCTTCATCACGCTCGCGCTCTATCTCTCGGCAACGGCCGCGACCGCTCTGTCATGGAATGTCGCGAGCTACGCGCTGTTTCGCTTCCTCACCGGTGCCGGCATCGGCGGCGAATACACCGCGATCAATTCCACCATCCAGGAACTGGTGCCGGCGCGCTATCGCGGCTGGACCGATCTCGTCATCAACGGCAGCTTCTGGATCGGTGCGGCCATGGGCGCTGTCGCGGCCATCGTGCTGCTCGATCCCGCGGTGATCGGCCCCGATCTCGGCTGGCGCCTCGCTTATCTCATCGGCGCGGCCATCGGCCTCGTCGTGCTCTTGATGCGGATGTGGATTCCGGAGAGTCCGCGCTGGCTGATGATCCACGGCCGTCCCGACCAGGCCCACGCCATCGTCGACGTGATCGAGCGCTCGGTGCTCGGACACGACCAGGATACGAGCGACGGGCGCTTCGCCAAGATCCGCCTGAAAATGCGGAGTCACACGCCGATCCGCGAGGTCGTGCACACGCTGTTCTCGGTCTACCGCCAGCGGGCGATGGTCGGCCTCGTGCTGATGATCGCGCAGGCTTTCTTCTACAACGCCATCTTCTTCACCTTTGCGCTGGTGTTGACAGATTTTTACGGCATCAGCGCCGATCATGTCGGCTGGTATCTGCTCCCCTTCGCCGCCGGCAATTTCCTCGGTCCGCTGCTGCTCGGTCGCCTGTTCGATACGCTCGGCCGCCGGACCATGATCATGTTCACCTATGGGACGTCTGGCCTGTTGCTCGCGCTGTCGGGTTATCTGTTCTCGATCGGCGCCTTGAGCGCGCAGGGGCAGACCATCGCCTGGATGGTGATCTTCTTCTTTGCCTCGCCCGCCGCGAGCGCCGCCTATCTCACCGTCAGCGAGACGTTTCCCTTGGAAGTCCGCGCGCTGGCGATCGCCGTATTCTATGCGGTCGGCACCGGCATCGGCGGCGTGATCGGCCCCGCGTTGTTCGGGGCGCTGATCGACACGGGATCACGCACGAGCGTGTTCGCAGGCTATTTGCTGGGGGCATTCCTGATGATCGCAGCCGCGATCGTGGCGTGGCGCTATGCCGTCTCGGCGGAGCGCAAATCGCTCGAAGAAATCGCGCGGCCGCTGGCTTCCATGGAGTAG
- a CDS encoding DUF3175 domain-containing protein, with translation MAHVRKTTHSRKTAARKSTKRAAPKRWSQRVTKESDALDLKQGVFKLTSAKKIATSLKRSAEHSARRKTGAYRSALSMLTFYINRAGKTLPQTQRTRLERAKVELKRAFGRE, from the coding sequence ATGGCTCATGTCAGAAAGACGACACATTCTCGCAAAACAGCGGCGCGCAAGAGCACCAAACGCGCCGCACCGAAGCGCTGGTCGCAGCGCGTGACGAAGGAGAGCGACGCGCTCGACCTCAAACAAGGCGTGTTCAAGCTGACCAGCGCGAAGAAGATCGCGACCTCGTTGAAGCGCTCGGCCGAGCACAGCGCGCGCCGCAAGACCGGCGCCTACCGCTCGGCCCTGTCGATGCTGACGTTCTACATCAACCGCGCCGGCAAGACGCTGCCGCAGACGCAGCGCACGCGGCTGGAGCGGGCAAAGGTGGAGCTGAAGCGGGCATTCGGGAGGGAGTGA